Proteins found in one Micromonospora sp. WMMD1082 genomic segment:
- a CDS encoding YafY family protein: MRASRLISLLLLLQAREALTAAELARELEVSERTIYRDVLALSAAGVPVYADRGRAGGYRLLGGYRTRLTGMTRDEAEALFLAGLPGPAGDMGLADAVAAAELKVLAALPPSLRDAPARTGQRFHLDVPGWYARSAPPTWLAELAGAIWRDQVVTIRYRRGDREVTRRVLPYGLILKSGTWYLVGRVGDDLRTYRVDRVDAVEAHEETFDREPDFDLAGYWRAQAESFLRGMLRAEVTLRLSPAGLRRLRHLAEIPFGYAEAVAAAGGPDGQGWVTTRLPVESVEVAYTQLLGLGPEVEVLDPPELRARLAEATARAAARYSADDAGPDVSETFPRIY; encoded by the coding sequence GTGCGCGCGTCGCGGCTGATCTCGTTGCTGCTGCTGTTGCAGGCCCGGGAGGCGCTGACGGCGGCGGAGCTGGCCCGGGAGCTGGAGGTCTCCGAGCGGACGATCTACCGGGACGTGCTGGCGCTCTCCGCCGCCGGTGTGCCGGTCTACGCCGACCGGGGGCGGGCCGGCGGCTACCGGTTGCTCGGCGGGTACCGGACCCGGCTGACCGGGATGACGCGGGACGAGGCGGAGGCGCTCTTCCTCGCCGGCCTGCCCGGCCCGGCCGGTGACATGGGGCTGGCCGACGCGGTCGCGGCGGCCGAGCTGAAGGTCCTCGCGGCGCTGCCGCCGAGCCTGCGGGACGCGCCGGCCCGGACCGGGCAACGCTTCCACCTCGACGTGCCGGGCTGGTACGCCCGGTCCGCCCCGCCGACGTGGCTGGCCGAGCTGGCCGGCGCGATCTGGCGGGACCAGGTGGTGACGATCCGCTACCGGCGCGGGGATCGGGAGGTCACCCGGCGGGTCCTGCCCTACGGCCTGATCCTCAAGAGCGGGACCTGGTATCTCGTCGGCCGGGTCGGCGACGACCTGCGCACCTACCGGGTGGACCGGGTCGACGCGGTCGAGGCACACGAGGAGACCTTCGACCGGGAGCCGGACTTCGACCTGGCCGGGTACTGGCGGGCACAGGCCGAATCGTTCCTGCGGGGCATGCTGCGGGCCGAGGTGACGCTGCGGCTGAGCCCCGCCGGCCTGCGCCGGCTCCGGCACCTCGCCGAGATCCCGTTCGGGTACGCGGAGGCGGTCGCCGCCGCGGGTGGACCCGACGGGCAGGGCTGGGTGACGACCCGGCTGCCCGTCGAGTCCGTCGAGGTGGCGTACACCCAGCTGCTCGGGCTGGGGCCGGAGGTGGAGGTGCTCGACCCGCCCGAGCTGCGGGCGCGGCTGGCCGAGGCGACGGCACGGGCCGCCGCGCGGTATTCCGCCGACGACGCCGGCCCCGATGTTTCGGAAACATTTCCGAGAATTTATTGA
- a CDS encoding glycosyl hydrolase family 8: MVPHPGRAARSSLVRSGLVAVLVVALAAAIPLDARPAQAATLLTTVQAEAMTNGGGCTSLEATRAVYYCNNDSTYTSYVFGQAGRFSITVRGASSANNTAGISVLVGGAKVAALAFSGTSFTSQSAVFDLATGGSQEIRLRLETDNGQNDTYVDYFELYYVGATPAPPPAPNPPSTGAFASGVYRNLFTEWDSSLTPSAVSAKLNTYWNHFFTGTDDTRRLYYPAGSNSNGALAYIKDTGNDDVRSEGMSYGMMIAVQMNKRAEFDALWNWAKTYMQHKSGARAGYFCWQANYSGSCRDNNPASDGEEYFATALFFAGHRWGNGSGIYHYTAEANAILNDMLHKEDINGGVVDSVTNMFNRTEKMIVFVPYANAATFSDPSYHLPAFYELWARWASGWNGNQAADRQFWRDAAARSRLFFTQSTHPTTGLNPDYAEFNGTPNNTGNHGDFRFDAWRTSVNWAVDYAWWAADTNARTRTDRMQSFFESQGVNAYVNQYSLAGSPLSTDRSPGLIASNGAASLSATNVRAWKFVEALWNLQPSTGQYRYYDGLLNFMALLHASGNFRIYQPSGGGPDPQVPSAPSGLTATASGGQIALTWRDNSGNETGFVIERRAGAGAWSQLATPGANSTSYTDTSVTAGTQYSYRVRARNGAGDSAWSAEATATASGSGTGNRDAYGQVEAESYDTGSGVSIVSVDGGTAVDFSGSGSYIVLNNVEFGSGGAARVQFRVATSVPGANIQVRLGSTTASPACTVYPDGNGTWHLKSNSCYPKPTGARNVYITVTGAARINYLTFTA, from the coding sequence GTGGTCCCGCACCCAGGTCGAGCCGCACGCTCGTCACTCGTCCGTTCCGGCCTTGTCGCCGTGCTCGTCGTGGCCCTTGCCGCGGCCATCCCGTTGGACGCCCGGCCCGCCCAGGCGGCCACGCTCCTGACCACCGTGCAGGCCGAGGCCATGACGAACGGCGGCGGCTGCACCAGCCTGGAGGCCACCCGGGCCGTCTACTACTGCAACAACGACAGCACGTACACGTCCTACGTGTTCGGCCAGGCGGGCCGGTTCAGCATCACGGTTCGCGGCGCGTCCAGCGCCAACAACACGGCCGGGATCAGCGTGCTGGTGGGCGGCGCGAAGGTTGCCGCCCTCGCCTTCAGCGGCACGTCGTTCACGTCCCAGTCGGCGGTGTTCGACCTCGCCACGGGCGGATCCCAGGAGATCCGACTCAGGCTGGAGACCGACAACGGCCAGAACGACACGTACGTCGATTACTTCGAGCTGTACTACGTGGGAGCTACCCCGGCACCGCCGCCCGCGCCGAATCCCCCGTCCACCGGCGCCTTCGCCAGCGGGGTGTACCGCAACCTCTTCACGGAGTGGGACTCGTCGCTCACCCCCTCCGCCGTCTCCGCCAAGCTCAACACCTACTGGAACCACTTCTTCACCGGCACCGACGACACCAGGCGGTTGTACTACCCGGCCGGGTCAAACAGCAACGGCGCGCTCGCGTACATCAAGGACACGGGCAACGACGACGTGCGCTCCGAGGGCATGAGCTACGGCATGATGATCGCCGTCCAGATGAACAAGAGGGCCGAGTTCGACGCCCTGTGGAACTGGGCCAAGACCTACATGCAGCACAAGTCCGGGGCCCGCGCCGGCTACTTCTGCTGGCAGGCCAACTACAGCGGGTCGTGCCGGGACAACAACCCCGCCTCGGACGGTGAGGAGTACTTCGCCACGGCACTGTTCTTCGCCGGCCACCGGTGGGGCAACGGGTCCGGCATCTACCACTACACCGCCGAGGCCAACGCCATCCTCAACGACATGCTGCACAAGGAGGACATCAACGGCGGTGTCGTCGACAGCGTCACGAACATGTTCAACCGCACCGAGAAGATGATCGTCTTCGTGCCGTACGCCAATGCCGCGACGTTCTCCGACCCGTCGTACCACCTGCCGGCCTTCTACGAACTGTGGGCCCGCTGGGCGTCCGGCTGGAACGGCAACCAGGCCGCCGACCGACAGTTCTGGCGCGACGCCGCCGCCCGCAGCCGGCTCTTCTTCACCCAGTCCACCCACCCCACCACGGGCCTGAACCCGGACTACGCCGAGTTCAACGGTACGCCGAACAACACCGGCAACCACGGGGACTTCCGCTTCGACGCCTGGCGGACCTCGGTCAACTGGGCTGTCGACTACGCCTGGTGGGCCGCCGATACCAACGCGAGGACCCGCACCGACCGGATGCAGAGCTTCTTCGAGTCGCAGGGCGTCAACGCCTACGTCAACCAGTACTCGTTGGCCGGCAGTCCGCTGTCCACGGACCGCTCACCCGGGCTCATCGCATCGAACGGCGCCGCGTCGCTGTCCGCGACCAACGTGCGGGCGTGGAAGTTCGTCGAGGCGCTGTGGAACCTGCAACCCTCCACCGGCCAGTACCGCTACTACGACGGTCTGCTGAACTTCATGGCACTGCTGCACGCCAGCGGCAACTTCCGCATCTACCAGCCCAGCGGTGGCGGGCCCGACCCCCAGGTGCCCAGCGCCCCCAGTGGGCTGACCGCCACCGCGTCCGGCGGGCAGATCGCGCTGACCTGGCGGGACAACTCCGGTAACGAGACCGGGTTCGTGATCGAACGACGCGCCGGAGCCGGCGCGTGGAGCCAACTCGCCACGCCCGGAGCGAACAGCACCAGCTACACCGACACCTCGGTGACCGCCGGCACCCAGTACAGCTACCGGGTACGCGCCCGCAACGGGGCCGGCGACTCGGCCTGGTCCGCCGAGGCCACCGCCACCGCCTCGGGATCCGGCACCGGCAACCGCGACGCCTACGGCCAGGTCGAGGCCGAGTCGTACGACACCGGTTCCGGCGTCAGCATCGTGTCGGTCGACGGCGGGACGGCCGTCGACTTCTCCGGTTCTGGCAGCTACATCGTGCTCAACAACGTCGAGTTCGGGTCCGGCGGGGCGGCCAGGGTGCAGTTCCGGGTGGCCACCTCGGTGCCCGGCGCCAACATCCAGGTCCGCCTCGGCAGCACCACCGCCTCGCCGGCCTGCACCGTGTATCCCGACGGCAACGGGACCTGGCACCTGAAGTCCAACTCCTGCTACCCGAAGCCGACCGGGGCGCGCAACGTGTACATCACCGTCACCGGAGCCGCCCGGATCAACTACCTGACCTTCACCGCCTGA
- a CDS encoding SDR family oxidoreductase: protein MTTPLTGRVALVAGATRGAGRQIAVQLGAAGATVYATGRSSRAGRSELDRPETIEETAELVTAAGGTGIAVRVDHLVPEEVRALVARIDAEQGRLDVLVNDVWGADPLITWEKPVWEQPLEAGFRTLRLAVDTHVITSHFAMPLLIRRPGGLVVEIGDGTKAYNDENYRLSVFYDLAKTSVNRLAVSWAHELGPHGGTAVALTPGWLRSEAMLEHFGVTEENWRDGAATDPHFLISETPAFVGRAVAALAADEDRHRWTGRSVSAGELARVYGFTDVDGSQPDAYRYITEVVNAGRPADVTGYR, encoded by the coding sequence ATGACGACACCGTTGACTGGAAGGGTGGCGCTGGTCGCCGGGGCGACCCGGGGCGCCGGCCGGCAGATCGCCGTCCAACTCGGCGCCGCGGGCGCCACCGTCTACGCCACCGGCCGCAGCAGCCGCGCCGGCCGCTCCGAGCTGGACCGGCCGGAGACCATCGAGGAGACCGCCGAGCTGGTGACAGCGGCCGGCGGCACCGGGATCGCCGTCCGGGTCGACCACCTGGTGCCGGAGGAGGTACGCGCGCTCGTCGCCCGGATCGACGCCGAGCAGGGCCGGCTCGACGTGCTGGTCAACGACGTGTGGGGCGCCGATCCGCTGATCACCTGGGAGAAGCCGGTCTGGGAGCAGCCGCTGGAGGCCGGCTTCCGCACCCTGCGGCTGGCCGTCGACACCCACGTCATCACCAGCCACTTCGCGATGCCGCTGCTGATCCGCCGTCCCGGTGGCCTGGTCGTGGAGATCGGCGACGGCACGAAGGCGTACAACGACGAGAACTACCGGCTCTCGGTCTTCTACGACCTGGCCAAGACCTCGGTCAACCGGCTCGCCGTCAGTTGGGCGCACGAACTCGGGCCGCACGGCGGCACGGCCGTCGCGCTCACCCCGGGCTGGCTGCGTTCCGAGGCGATGCTGGAGCACTTCGGCGTCACCGAGGAGAACTGGCGCGACGGCGCGGCCACGGACCCGCACTTCCTGATCTCGGAAACCCCGGCGTTCGTCGGGCGGGCGGTCGCCGCGCTCGCCGCCGACGAGGATCGGCACCGCTGGACCGGCCGGTCCGTCTCCGCGGGCGAACTGGCCAGGGTATACGGCTTCACCGACGTCGACGGCAGCCAGCCGGATGCGTACCGCTACATCACCGAGGTCGTCAACGCCGGCAGGCCCGCCGACGTGACCGGCTACCGGTGA
- a CDS encoding alpha/beta hydrolase: MRAFRWPPPPDGGPRTWGPGPGAPRTGRPPLPEPETELIATPHGVRLERLITGVGDPVTVFAHGLANGIATTRPFGSGVTGRRVFFQFRGHGRSDAPEGPWSYLDLARDLRAIADLSGATRAFGASLGAGALCRLLVESPQRFERLVFFLPAALDRPRGPVAQARLTELLSAVESGDASAVAEAVSAELPPAVRNTPAGWAYLRQRLDHLLRDGLAAGLADLPGQAPLPDAGALARVTAPALVIAAEGDDLHPVEVAEQLAAALPGATLHRYARPGVLWTERADLRGRVSDFLNG; encoded by the coding sequence GTGAGGGCCTTCCGCTGGCCACCCCCGCCGGACGGCGGACCACGGACCTGGGGCCCGGGCCCGGGTGCGCCGCGCACCGGCCGGCCGCCATTGCCCGAGCCGGAGACCGAACTGATCGCCACCCCGCACGGCGTACGCCTGGAGCGGCTGATCACCGGCGTAGGCGATCCGGTCACCGTCTTCGCGCACGGGTTGGCCAACGGCATCGCCACCACCCGGCCCTTCGGCAGCGGTGTCACCGGGCGAAGGGTCTTCTTCCAGTTCCGTGGCCACGGCCGCTCCGACGCGCCCGAGGGACCGTGGAGCTACCTGGATCTCGCCCGTGACCTGCGCGCGATCGCCGATCTCAGTGGTGCGACGCGCGCCTTCGGGGCCAGCCTCGGCGCGGGTGCGCTGTGCCGCCTGCTCGTCGAGAGCCCGCAGCGTTTCGAGCGGCTCGTCTTCTTCCTGCCCGCCGCACTCGACCGGCCGCGGGGGCCGGTCGCCCAGGCACGGCTGACCGAGCTGCTGTCGGCGGTGGAGAGCGGGGACGCCTCGGCGGTGGCCGAGGCCGTCTCGGCCGAGCTGCCGCCCGCCGTACGCAACACCCCGGCCGGGTGGGCCTACCTGCGGCAGCGGCTGGACCATCTGCTGCGCGACGGGCTCGCCGCCGGACTGGCCGACCTGCCGGGGCAGGCGCCGCTGCCCGACGCCGGGGCGCTCGCGAGGGTGACCGCACCGGCGCTGGTCATCGCCGCCGAGGGCGACGACCTGCACCCGGTGGAGGTGGCCGAGCAACTCGCCGCCGCGCTGCCCGGGGCGACCCTGCACCGGTACGCGCGCCCCGGTGTGCTGTGGACGGAACGCGCCGACCTGCGCGGGCGGGTCTCCGACTTCCTCAACGGGTAG
- a CDS encoding DUF2516 family protein: protein MANAAPIFVFDVRFVIELILFVFALIVQGLALVHAITQRSDAFPAIGTLPKGGWIAILAVTLLLTLLTRTTISIFGLIGVAAALIYLLDVRVGLRDLGDNRGSW, encoded by the coding sequence ATGGCCAACGCCGCGCCGATCTTCGTCTTCGACGTCCGCTTCGTGATCGAGCTGATCCTGTTCGTCTTCGCGCTGATCGTGCAGGGGCTGGCCCTCGTGCACGCCATCACGCAGCGCTCCGACGCCTTCCCCGCCATCGGCACCCTGCCGAAGGGGGGCTGGATCGCGATCCTCGCGGTCACTCTCCTGCTGACCCTGCTCACCCGCACCACGATCAGCATCTTCGGGCTGATCGGTGTCGCCGCGGCGCTGATCTATCTGCTGGACGTCCGGGTCGGGCTGCGCGACCTGGGCGACAACAGAGGGTCGTGGTGA
- a CDS encoding helix-turn-helix transcriptional regulator → MASPKDLPDVGGFIRDLRRNAKISLRQLAEQAGVSNPYLSQIERGLRRPSAEVLQQLASALRVSTPAMYLRAGLLDDKEGQGVLAAIAVDADLTMAQKQSLTQIYETFRRENTRLAEATAAAGGAASEDAGGENLATGTPDVNDVTAPDVANLAATGPTTAAGTPTEAVLESVAVTEAGAAPAPTRAPARKAARKVVRKTATAVEEEKQS, encoded by the coding sequence ATGGCCAGTCCCAAGGACCTTCCCGACGTCGGCGGGTTCATTCGTGACCTGCGGCGGAACGCGAAGATTTCGCTCCGGCAGCTGGCCGAGCAGGCCGGGGTCAGCAATCCCTATCTCAGCCAGATCGAGCGCGGCCTGCGCCGGCCGAGCGCCGAGGTGCTCCAGCAGCTTGCCAGCGCGCTGCGGGTCTCCACTCCCGCGATGTATCTGCGGGCCGGGCTGCTCGACGACAAGGAGGGCCAGGGCGTGCTGGCCGCCATCGCGGTCGACGCAGACCTGACGATGGCCCAGAAACAGTCCCTTACCCAGATCTACGAGACGTTCCGCCGCGAGAACACCCGGTTGGCCGAGGCGACGGCAGCGGCGGGCGGCGCCGCGAGCGAGGACGCCGGCGGTGAGAACCTCGCCACCGGTACGCCCGACGTGAACGACGTCACCGCGCCCGACGTGGCCAATCTGGCCGCGACTGGACCCACCACCGCAGCGGGCACCCCGACCGAGGCCGTCCTCGAGTCGGTCGCCGTGACCGAGGCGGGTGCGGCCCCCGCGCCGACCCGCGCCCCTGCCCGGAAGGCCGCCCGCAAGGTGGTCCGCAAGACCGCGACCGCGGTCGAAGAGGAGAAGCAGTCATGA
- a CDS encoding alpha/beta hydrolase: MTKIEVNGALLAYDEAGSGSPVVLLHAGIADRRMWREQIAPLAARHRVIAVDLRGYGDSELPPTAFAHHDDVAGLLDALGLAHAALVGCSFGGAVAIDTALAHPDRVRALALLGTAVSGHEWSEQTNELWENLVGDVDPEDFAATAAGEVRFWVVGPEREPTDVDPELVAFATEMDERALAAELALSAVDVAELDPPAIGRLAELTMPVLVAAGAADVPDIRHLADRIAAEAPQAVRLPDVPNAAHLLPLERPTQINTPLLTFLP; this comes from the coding sequence GTGACCAAGATCGAAGTAAATGGCGCCCTGCTGGCGTACGACGAGGCCGGCAGCGGATCCCCGGTCGTCCTGCTGCACGCCGGCATCGCCGACCGCCGCATGTGGCGCGAACAGATCGCCCCGCTCGCCGCCCGGCACCGGGTGATCGCCGTCGACCTGCGCGGCTACGGCGACTCCGAGCTGCCGCCCACCGCCTTCGCCCACCACGACGACGTGGCCGGCCTGCTCGACGCGCTCGGCCTGGCCCACGCCGCCCTGGTCGGCTGCTCCTTCGGCGGAGCGGTGGCGATCGACACCGCGCTCGCCCACCCCGATCGGGTGCGCGCGCTCGCCCTGCTCGGCACCGCGGTGTCCGGTCACGAATGGTCGGAGCAGACCAACGAGCTGTGGGAGAACCTGGTCGGCGACGTCGACCCGGAGGACTTCGCCGCGACGGCCGCGGGTGAGGTGCGGTTCTGGGTGGTCGGCCCGGAACGCGAGCCCACCGACGTCGACCCGGAGCTGGTCGCCTTCGCCACCGAGATGGACGAACGCGCGCTCGCCGCCGAGTTGGCACTCAGCGCCGTGGACGTGGCCGAACTCGACCCGCCGGCCATCGGGCGACTGGCCGAGCTGACCATGCCCGTACTGGTCGCGGCCGGGGCGGCGGACGTGCCCGACATCCGCCACCTGGCCGATCGCATCGCGGCCGAGGCTCCGCAGGCGGTGCGCCTACCCGACGTACCGAACGCCGCCCACCTACTCCCCCTCGAACGCCCCACCCAGATCAACACCCCCCTCCTAACCTTCCTCCCCTAA
- a CDS encoding asparaginase, whose amino-acid sequence MGKTYEGGVPLAEVVRSGFVEGVHRGSVVVLDTTGAVLAATGDVTSPIFPRSSNKPMQAVGMLRAGLPLTDPADLALVAASHAGEEFHLARVAALLAGAGLDEDALHCPPELPVGEQARAAVLRAGGGPNRIQMNCSGKHAGMLLTCQSAGWPLDGYWRADHPLQRSLRDTVEEFTGEEAVAVGVDGCGAPVLSASLTGLAAAFLRLVAAEGDTRAGMVADAMRAHPEVVGGTQADDTRLMRGVPGLLAKIGAEGVIAAALPGVGAVALKIDDGAGRARMPVLVSALRRLGVDAPVLAEFAEVPIFGGGLPVGATRPLW is encoded by the coding sequence GTGGGAAAGACGTACGAGGGCGGCGTACCGCTCGCTGAGGTGGTCCGGTCCGGCTTCGTGGAGGGCGTGCACCGTGGTTCGGTGGTGGTGCTCGACACCACCGGTGCGGTGCTGGCCGCCACGGGTGACGTGACCTCTCCGATCTTCCCCCGCTCGTCGAACAAGCCGATGCAGGCGGTCGGGATGCTCCGCGCGGGGCTGCCGCTGACCGACCCCGCCGACCTGGCCCTCGTCGCGGCCAGCCACGCGGGGGAGGAGTTCCATCTGGCCCGGGTCGCCGCGCTGCTCGCCGGTGCCGGGCTCGACGAGGACGCCCTGCACTGCCCGCCGGAGCTGCCGGTCGGCGAGCAGGCACGGGCGGCGGTGCTGCGGGCCGGCGGTGGCCCGAACCGGATCCAGATGAACTGCTCCGGCAAGCACGCCGGCATGCTGCTGACCTGCCAGTCCGCCGGTTGGCCGCTGGACGGCTACTGGCGTGCCGACCACCCGCTCCAGCGGTCGCTGCGCGACACGGTGGAGGAGTTCACCGGCGAGGAAGCGGTGGCCGTCGGTGTGGACGGCTGCGGCGCCCCGGTGCTGTCCGCGTCGTTGACCGGACTTGCCGCGGCGTTCCTGCGGTTGGTCGCCGCCGAAGGTGACACCAGGGCGGGGATGGTGGCCGACGCGATGCGCGCCCACCCCGAGGTGGTCGGCGGTACGCAGGCGGACGACACCCGACTGATGCGTGGCGTACCCGGGCTGCTGGCGAAGATCGGTGCCGAGGGTGTCATCGCCGCGGCGCTGCCGGGCGTGGGCGCGGTGGCCCTGAAGATCGACGACGGCGCCGGCCGCGCTCGGATGCCGGTCCTGGTCTCGGCGCTGCGCCGGCTCGGCGTCGACGCACCGGTGCTTGCGGAATTCGCCGAGGTGCCGATCTTCGGCGGCGGCCTCCCCGTCGGCGCCACCCGCCCCCTCTGGTAA
- a CDS encoding 3-keto-5-aminohexanoate cleavage protein, translating into MTTGTLITVAPTGAESAKVEVPALPVTLDELVLTAKECEALGASVIHVHIRDDEGRPTLDPGRLRATVAALRESTDLIVQLSTGGAVTDPEAHRLAVLDAGPDMASCTMGTVNFGADVFLNRWEFVVDLHIRMQARGIVPEYEIFDLGHLSALQRLLGQYGLPHGGHVHVDFVMGVPGGMPGTTATLVAAQQMLRDLPEGTTFAATGIGRTTIPVLLAALSAGGHLRVGMEDTVTYAKGRPVESNMQLVARAVGFAQLAQRPPLSTAEARELLGL; encoded by the coding sequence ATGACGACAGGGACGTTGATCACGGTTGCCCCCACCGGCGCGGAGTCGGCCAAGGTGGAGGTGCCGGCGCTGCCGGTGACCCTCGACGAGCTGGTGCTCACGGCCAAGGAGTGCGAGGCGCTGGGCGCTTCCGTGATCCACGTGCACATCCGGGACGACGAGGGGCGACCGACCCTCGACCCCGGGCGGCTCCGCGCCACCGTGGCGGCGCTGCGGGAGAGCACCGATCTGATCGTGCAGCTCTCCACCGGCGGCGCGGTCACCGACCCGGAGGCACACCGGCTCGCCGTGCTGGACGCGGGGCCGGACATGGCCTCCTGCACGATGGGTACGGTCAACTTCGGTGCCGACGTCTTCCTCAACCGCTGGGAGTTCGTCGTCGACCTGCACATCCGGATGCAGGCGCGGGGCATCGTGCCGGAGTACGAGATCTTCGACCTCGGTCACCTGAGCGCACTCCAGCGTCTGCTGGGACAGTACGGCCTGCCGCACGGCGGCCACGTCCACGTCGACTTCGTGATGGGCGTGCCCGGAGGCATGCCCGGCACCACGGCGACGCTCGTCGCGGCCCAACAGATGCTGCGGGATCTGCCGGAGGGCACCACCTTCGCGGCGACCGGCATCGGACGCACCACGATTCCGGTGCTGCTCGCCGCGCTCTCGGCCGGCGGTCACCTGCGCGTCGGCATGGAGGACACGGTGACGTACGCCAAGGGTCGCCCGGTGGAGTCGAACATGCAGCTGGTCGCGCGGGCGGTCGGCTTCGCCCAGCTCGCCCAGCGCCCGCCGCTGAGCACCGCCGAGGCCCGCGAGTTGCTCGGGCTGTAA
- a CDS encoding folate-binding protein: MIDIAGAVAVERIDEASRDQPTTVHAAAGVRGVAAHYGDPMREQRQLDTEVGLVDRSHRGVVAVPGAERISWLHTLTTQHLADLGPWQGTELLVLSPHGHVEQHAMVAEDGDTTWLDTDPDATEGLLTYLEKMRFFSQVDPRDVTAEHALLSLVGPGAVEAVAVLDVPALAPPDVVELPGPKFRSGELPSRPTARYDVRPLPVGGWARRGPLGVDLLVPRAAMDQVVTQLRGNGVPAVGLWAYEAIRVAARRARVGVDTDHRTIPAEVNLIAPAVHLDKGCYRGQETVARVHNMGRPPRRLVLLHLDGVTTDQLPAAGIPVSLDGRTVGFVGTAVQHYELGQIALAVVKRSLPDDAPLRVGDSAAAIDPS; this comes from the coding sequence ATGATCGACATCGCGGGTGCGGTGGCCGTGGAGCGCATCGACGAGGCCAGCCGGGACCAGCCGACCACCGTCCACGCCGCGGCGGGGGTGCGCGGTGTGGCCGCACACTACGGCGACCCGATGCGCGAGCAGCGCCAGTTGGACACCGAGGTCGGTCTGGTGGACCGCTCGCACCGGGGTGTCGTCGCGGTGCCGGGTGCGGAGCGGATCTCCTGGCTGCACACCCTCACCACCCAGCACCTGGCCGACCTGGGCCCGTGGCAGGGCACCGAGCTGCTGGTGCTCTCGCCGCACGGCCACGTCGAACAGCACGCCATGGTCGCCGAGGACGGCGACACCACCTGGCTGGACACCGACCCGGACGCGACCGAGGGCCTGCTGACCTACCTGGAGAAGATGCGGTTCTTCAGCCAGGTCGACCCCCGCGACGTCACCGCCGAGCACGCGCTGCTGTCGCTGGTCGGGCCGGGGGCGGTCGAGGCGGTGGCCGTGCTCGACGTGCCGGCCCTCGCCCCGCCGGACGTGGTGGAGCTGCCCGGCCCGAAGTTCCGCTCGGGCGAGCTGCCGTCCCGTCCGACCGCGCGCTACGACGTGCGGCCGCTGCCGGTGGGCGGCTGGGCCCGGCGCGGGCCGCTGGGGGTGGACCTGCTGGTGCCCCGGGCCGCGATGGACCAGGTGGTCACGCAGCTGCGCGGCAACGGGGTGCCCGCGGTCGGGCTCTGGGCGTACGAGGCGATCCGGGTGGCCGCCCGGCGGGCCCGGGTCGGTGTCGACACCGACCACCGGACGATCCCCGCCGAGGTGAACCTGATCGCCCCGGCGGTGCACCTGGACAAGGGCTGCTACCGGGGGCAGGAGACAGTCGCCCGGGTGCACAACATGGGTCGCCCGCCCCGCCGGCTGGTCCTGTTGCATCTCGACGGGGTGACCACCGACCAGCTGCCGGCGGCCGGCATCCCGGTCAGCCTGGACGGCCGGACGGTCGGCTTCGTCGGTACCGCCGTGCAGCACTACGAACTGGGTCAGATCGCGCTCGCGGTCGTCAAGCGTTCGCTGCCCGACGACGCCCCGCTCCGCGTCGGCGACAGCGCCGCCGCCATCGACCCCTCCTGA
- a CDS encoding Fur family transcriptional regulator: MSESSLAELLRARGLRLTAQRQLILQAVLDLGHATPEQVHTAVREVAAGVNITTIYRTLELLERLGLVTHTHLSHGSPTYHAAGEDQHVHLVCRECGAIDEMDPELLRPLSDQLAAERGFRVDIGHVSFFGVCERCGNGVQE, translated from the coding sequence GTGTCCGAATCCTCCCTGGCGGAGCTGCTCCGCGCCCGTGGCCTGCGGTTGACGGCGCAGCGACAGCTGATCCTTCAGGCGGTGCTGGATCTGGGGCACGCCACCCCGGAGCAGGTGCACACCGCGGTACGCGAGGTCGCGGCCGGGGTCAACATCACCACCATCTACCGCACGCTGGAGCTGCTGGAGCGGCTCGGCCTGGTCACCCACACCCACCTCTCGCACGGGTCGCCGACCTATCACGCCGCCGGTGAGGACCAGCACGTACACCTGGTCTGCCGGGAGTGCGGCGCGATCGACGAGATGGATCCGGAGCTCCTGCGCCCGCTGTCCGACCAGTTGGCGGCCGAGCGGGGCTTCCGGGTGGACATCGGCCACGTCTCCTTCTTCGGCGTGTGTGAACGTTGCGGGAACGGGGTGCAGGAATGA